A genomic stretch from Thalassophryne amazonica chromosome 18, fThaAma1.1, whole genome shotgun sequence includes:
- the prr12a gene encoding proline-rich protein 12 isoform X1 — protein sequence MDRNYPGTGFGDLGAGAGWSYERSAKASLVYGSSRSSHPDSELLHRQAYATPHPLQGYATNHHPGSSGQGGAWGAAGRSLGLSGLFDTGLHHASPSGPDASVMNLISALESRGPQPPPSASSLLSQFRTPSWQTAMHTPAPPELFISGALPGSGSFPSSSALSAYQHPASFSSRSFPATPLSLQDTPTFSPTSNGLLSSHDPLLHIKAPSQSSLGFDRLLSSQGAAAAAYRGSQDPTGATSAQASSARHLQSHQFNLLSSQLQDQSSQLYNASVFSSAQPQTQSQTQSNSAQERAVPRQDSVIKHYQRPSPAQSQLSSSAAHTLQHYLSCGGAGYQQIATHHRHTGLSCSPLGDQSPSSDHKPTTRTEQYRPIIQPPYSSSSSSSSSSAGKGTKSSSSSGYSSASSASSSRTPHTPPSASSTSSSSSSSSANSGAHPSNSIPTSSSSAAPSRQQPPPQSAPPPPTPQQQQPPPTSTSAAQSLPKSCLSGYGSPVPPVKTPTTALTGQTPPQQQQTQSYSPNHPPTTHLAQSFGGFSSPQAQDLSSGAGGKGYGSLGGRSQSYPTDIYGTDSAYGPLPSSLGGAGSPSLGYGAPGHSPALLRSSGSAGSGASGGSSNGTGNGNSGSGGATGSSMTNEGSGGGSYHIPDSSPSPSGNSGIIRPGLHSPVPACPTQSPGGAGSNKYMSSVLSPTFLASPQGYPDTRGPSSQPQSYHSTSSKTKTDTSMLGVGSQRSQDEVDDDEEFLIQHLLQAQASPAPQASHHHPQQQPQQGSQQTQPQPQSVPPTTDSGKGLSYDMSKTSEERYHPQSVIRTHSATATAGVANAGSGGTISGLDNQLEISLKKQQQHQQHHHQQQRNERSVGSSRSSGGRGSAEQVHSHLHHHDNLGSVVHYGRGDPYTQHSLAPQHASHSQHVSSHSQMPSHTQMELQKKSQERSDIAYPRKTPEIQQQHSQSQSAATLMDSPTDQSRQPQHLLQSVLSHTTRNKLEPHQQHHKMDSHQHQPQHHKMDSHQQHPQQHHKMESHRQHPQHHKMDSHQPHQQHPKMDSHPQHQQHHKIDSHPQHQQHHKMDSHPPPQQHSISQQQAVMESTSGRLGSSKHQAQSQSTQLQLQLQSQALEVAAAHYNHGPPPHQHEQSQVKPSSVVSSLDMLERSLSQTSSTDVAVAEERRGAGGNGGRSGSTSDRHRQQEQQQRQHPSHHQPQQTHHSQQHSASELHSFLSEPDIGLSTPSHMHHLSQHHPQQHSSSQHQQPHSHHPHSQPQPPHPHHIPPPPASAHSQPQSDPQQPLSSQLAAQQGQLDQQRSDQHQFDTVSPVEKADQNQQSNRFVPLTSICFPDSLLQDEDRSFFPGMEDMFCAEDYKSSCAGGAGPGQEEINDSHPGQEGMDSLKTGQSGGGAGGSGGPTYDIMGHHGGDQGYESYCHGLEEPTNNTMTLDLDSLKTHELPSTVNTEQLGLIQSQAPAMGMSANNTGPNNPGAKLPTGPGGTGTGTGSGGLQSPIFCSSRPKKLLKSSSFHLLKERRDPNTLPKKSYAQEYEFEDDEDKADQPADIRLNSRRLPDLLPDLVSSCRKGGGGSGSGSLSPLMGDIDFYHSSGYSSIGSHSLLPQDGPKKRGRKPTRPKREGPPRPRGRPRIRPMPEPYTPRGMMGEMGGANLGSVGGFSVEGRGRGRGRGSRGRGGRREDMFMEMSGKEQEQMHHHHLHQQQQLHHQPQQQHEPIPPLKIKLPIGSLSSSDSLLRTDSLSGTDPALSDGSVGSAPSLGLSPGPPCSTDSTRSQEKNKQKSQMMIEGVDEEGLEERGDEKDSESKAGFVASFLDFLKTGKRPPGLDISPGIEPDNGETSPCKSGGLRPLSPAPPPPPPPPPFGDSEGNGALALGTCPSPKRLEDELKRNLETLPSFSSDEEDSVGKNQDLQKSISSAISALYDTPQLASTLQPTLPPPPPQPQSTQGPLTPTMQPPTLSPQTTMHTSHTQPQSNEPDILQPEDGDMDEDKEEENEMERSMGGEEESDMTEDREPQLETLGAPKLEASLPEVPLASVSPEPPSVPPSPASSSTPSHSPLPPLSLPSPIPPPEEEQQENLQTESPVPPSSPSPPPPPIASLPQPSTPTPSSPLSSPPPPSSVQKESPVPSPETPASPEEPPAPKITSLHLAQKQEDAAIVGESEEDESESGGEGIFRERDEFVVRVEDIRTLKLALQTGREPPPIWRVQKALLQKFSPEIKDGQRQFCATSNYLGYFGDAKKRYQRIYVKFLENVNKKDYVRVCSRRPWRRAAPALRRQTIPRMASPPAAQMPARVVEKEERVAPPIQREQREKSRAATTTAAKEREKKEVPAALPKAKEKELEKEKRVQPHQEKPEKRTAERGKVKEEKKAVERKEKVERPPKSKVAKVKAEPPPKKRKKWLKEVPSSSESDSSDEATSENEMPVKGGMNNRAMREMFRSYVEMLVSTALDPDMIQALEDTDDELYLPPMRKIDSILSEQKRRLLRRVSMSSQHQEALHAYPQIIVDPLDSGVVRLRLSGDAYNRKTLNRVKKTLPKPQDLKLSSESYQIYSLYHSLHHYKYHTFLQCKKETNTIEQAAEDPGQEEVVQQCMANQSWLETLFGSFIELLTLGTKA from the exons ATGGATAGAAATTACCCAGGAACCGGATTTGGAGATTTGGGCGCAGGAGCAGGATGGAGTTACGAGAGATCGGCAAAAGCAAG TCTTGTATATGGGAGTTCCAGATCATCCCACCCTGACTCTGAGCTCCTTCACCGACAAGCCTACGCCACCCCACACCCTCTGCAGGGCTATGCCACCAATCACCACCCAGGGAGCTCTGGCCAAGGCGGGGCTTGGGGAGCAGCTGGACGAAGTTTGG GTCTGTCGGGGCTGTTTGACACTGGCCTGCACCATGCTAGCCCCTCTGGCCCTGACGCCTCTGTCATGAATTTGATCTCAGCATTGGAGTCCCGGGGTCCCCAGCCTCCTCCCTCTGCCTCCTCCCTGCTTTCTCAGTTCCGCACGCCATCCTGGCAGACAG CGATGCACACGCCTGCTCCTCCTGAACTGTTCATCTCCGGAGCCCTTCCTGGCTCTGGTTCCTTCCCCTCCTCTTCAGCTCTCTCAGCCTACCAGCACCCAGCATCCTTCTCTAGCCGCTCTTTCCCTGCCACCCCCCTTTCCCttcaggacacacccacatttagtCCCACTTCCAATGGTTTACTCTCTTCACATGACCCTCTGCTGCATATAAAGGCTCCTTCCCAGTCCAGCCTGGGTTTTGATAGACTCCTGTCctcacagggtgctgctgcagctgccTATAGGGGCAGCCAGGATCCCACGGGTGCCACATCTGCCCAGGCGTCCTCTGCCAGGCACTTGCAGTCACACCAGTTCAACCTGCTATCATCACAACTGCAGGATCAGTCCTCCCAGCTGTACAATGCCTCAGTTTTCTCCTCTGCTCAGCCCCAGACTCAGTCACAGACGCAGTCAAATTCGGCTCAGGAGCGGGCTGTACCCCGGCAGGACAGTGTCATCAAGCATTACCAGCGGCCCTCGCCAGCTCAGTCACAGCTCTCGTCCTCTGCTGCCCATACCCTCCAGCACTACCTCAGCTGTGGAGGGGCAGGGTACCAGCAGATTGCCACTCACCACAGACACACTGGTCTTTCTTGCAGCCCTTTGGGTGATCAGAGTCCATCGTCTGATCACAAGCCAACCACTCGCACTGAGCAATATCGGCCAATCATTCAGCCTCCctattcctcctcctcctcttcttcttcttcttcagctgGAAAAGGTACCAAAAGCAGCTCTAGTAGTGGATATTCTTCAGCCAGCTCGGCGTCATCCTCAAGAACTCCTCACACACCTCCTTCTGCCTCTTCcacctcctcttcttcctcttcttcttctgccaATTCTGGGGCTCATCCCTCCAATTCAATCCCCACATCCAGCTCTAGTGCAGCTCCTTCCAGGCAGCAGCCACCCCCTCAGTCAGCTCCTCCTCCACCCACCCCTCAGCAACAGCAGCCCCCTCCCACTTCCACCTCTGCTGCCCAGTCTCTCCCCAAATCCTGCCTCTCAGGCTATGGTTCTCCTGTGCCTCCAGTGAAGACCCCCACCACTGCTCTTACTGGTCAGACTCCACCCCAGCAGCAGCAGACACAGTCATACTCCCCCAATCATCCTCCTACTACCCACCTGGCCCAGTCCTTTGGAGGATTCAGCTCCCCACAAGCCCAAGATCTCAGTTCTGGTGCTGGTGGGAAAGGTTATGGAAGTTTAGGAGGGAGAAGTCAGTCATATCCTACAGACATATATGGCACTGACTCTGCTTATGGACCACTTCCATCTTCTCTAGGTGGTGCTGGAAGCCCTTCACTGGGCTATGGTGCTCCAGGCCACTCCCCAGCCCTTTTACGTTCAAGTGGCTCAGCAGGTAGTGGAGCATCTGGCGGAAGCAGTAATGGCACTGGAAATGGGAACTCTGGGTCAGGAGGCGCGACAGGAAGCAGTATGACAAATGAGGGAAGCGGGGGAGGATCTTATCATATTCCAGATTCTAGTCCTTCCCCTTCTGGCAACTCTGGCATCATTCGTCCAGGGTTGCACTCACCAGTACCTGCCTGCCCAACACAGTCTCCAGGAGGTGCTGGCTCGAATAAATACATGTCTTCAGTTCTTTCTCCCACCTTTTTAGCATCCCCGCAGGGCTACCCTGATACTAGAGGCCCAAGCTCACAGCCTCAGTCTTACCATTCCACCTCCTCCAAAACAAAGACGGACACTTCCATGCTTGGAGTGGGCTCTCAGAGATCCCAAGACGAAGTAGATGATGATGAAGAGTTTCTGATTCAGCACCTTTTGCAAGCGCAAGCTAGCCCTGCACCCCAAGCTTCCCATCACCACCCCCAACAACAGCCACAACAGGGTTCCCAACAAACACAGCCTCAACCCCAATCAGTGCCTCCAACCACTGATTCAGGTAAAGGCCTGTCATATGACATGAGTAAGACTTCTGAAGAGCGGTACCACCCCCAGAGTGTCATACGCACTCATAGTGCCACAGCCACTGCTGGAGTTGCTAATGCAGGATCTGGAGGGACCATCTCAGGCCTGGACAACCAGTTGGAAATTTCACTAAAGAAACAGCAACAGCACCAACAACACCACCATCAGCAACAAAGAAATGAGAGGTCTGTTGGAAGCAGTAGAAGCAGTGGAGGGAGAGGCAGCGCTGAACAAGTCCATTCCCACCTCCATCACCATGATAACCTTGGCTCTGTAGTACACTATGGCCGGGGTGACCCGTACACCCAACACTCCCTTGCTCCCCAACACGCATCGCATAGTCAGCATGTGTCATCACACTCACAGATGCCATCTCATACTCAAATGGAGCTCCAGAAGAAGTCCCAAGAGCGTTCAGATATTGCTTACCCTCGGAAAACACCTGAAATCCAACAACAGCATTCCCAGTCTCAAAGTGCTGCCACCCTCATGGATTCCCCCACCGATCAGTCCCGTCAGCCGCAACATCTGCTTCAGTCTGTACTATCGCACACCACGCGTAACAAACTGGAACCTCACCAACAGCACCATAAAATGGATTCTCACCAACATCAACCGCAGCACCACAAAATGGACTCTCACCAACAACATCCACAACAGCATCATAAAATGGAGTCTCATAGGCAACATCCACAGCATCACAAAATGGATTCGCACCAACCCCATCAGCAGCACCCAAAAATGGACTCCCATCCTCAGCATCAGCAGCACCACAAAATTGATTCTCATCCTCAACATCAACAGCACCATAAGATGGACTCTCATCCCCCACCTCAACAGCACTCTATTAGCCAACAGCAAGCAGTCATGGAAAGTACAAGTGGCAGACTTGGCTCAAGTAAACATCAGGCTCAATCTCAATCCACTCAACTCCAACTTCAGCTTCAGTCACAGGCTTTGGAAGTGGCAGCCGCACACTACAACCACGGTCCACCTCCGCATCAGCATGAGCAGAGCCAGGTTAAACCAAGCTCGGTAGTCTCTTCCTTGGACATGCTGGAGCGTTCACTCTCTCAGACCTCCAGCACAGATGTAGCTGTGGCAGAGGAGAGACGAGGCGCAGGAGGCAACGGAGGCAGGAGCGGAAGTACTAGTGACCGCCACAGACAACAGGAGCAGCAACAGAGGCAGCATCCATCCCATCACCAACCACAGCAAACGCATCACTCACAGCAGCATTCTGCCTCTGAACTGCATTCGTTCCTTTCTGAGCCTGACATTGGCTTGTCTACCCCATCTCACATGCACCATCTCTCACAGCACCACCCCCAGCAGCACTCCAGCTCACAACACCAACAGCCTCATTCTCACCACCCTCACTCTCAGCCACAGCCTCCTCATCCTCACCATATACCGCCTCCTCCTGCCTCAGCCCACTCCCAGCCTCAGTCTGACCCACAGCAGCCACTCTCGTCACAACTCGCGGCTCAGCAAGGGCAGTTGGACCAACAACGCTCGGATCAGCACCAGTTTGACACCGTCAGTCCAGTGGAGAAGGCAGACCAAAATCAACAAAGTAACCGCTTTGTACCCTTGACTTCCATCTGCTTCCCAGACTCCCTTCTTCAGGATGAGGATCGCTCTTTTTTTCCAGGAATGGAAGACATGTTTTGTGCTGAAGACTATAAGTCAAGCTGCGCTGGAGGTGCAGGACCAGGGCAGGAGGAAATTAATGATAGCCACCCAGGTCAAGAAGGAATGGATTCCTTGAAAACTGGGCAAAGTGGAGGTGGAGCAGGAGGAAGTGGTGGACCTACTTATGATATTATGGGCCACCATGGTGGAGATCAGGGCTATGAATCATATTGTCATGGTCTAGAAGAACCCACTAACAACACAATGACTCTGGACCTAGATTCTCTTAAAACTCATGAGCTCCCGTCAACTGTCAACACTGAACAGCTTGGGTTGATTCAGTCCCAGGCTCCTGCTATGGGTATGAGCGCAAATAATACTGGGCCCAACAATCCAGGAGCTAAACTACCCACTGGACCGGGAGGAACTGGCACAGGAACAGGCtctggaggtctgcagtctcctattTTCTGCTCTTCCCGTCCTAAGAAGCTTCTCAAGTCCAGTTCTTTCCACCTGCTAAAGGAGCGCCGGGACCCAAACACACTTCCTAAGAAAAGCTATGCTCAAGAATATGAATTTGAAGATGACGAGGATAAAGCAGACCAACCAGCTGACATTCGGTTGAACAGCCGAAGGCTCCCTGACCTATTGCCAGACCTGGTATCCAGCTGCAGAAAGGGAGGTGGAGGAAGTGGAAGTGGATCACTCAGCCCTTTAATGGGTGACATTGACTTCTACCACTCATCTGGCTACTCATCTATTGGATCACACTCTCTTCTGCCTCAAGATGGCCCCAAGAAAAGAGGGAGGAAGCCCACGAGGCCCAAGAGAGAGGGCCCACCAAGGCCAAGAGGACGGCCTCGTATTCGCCCGATGCCAGAACCTTACACACCACGAGGAATGATGGGGGAAATGGGTGGAGCAAACCTCGGCAGTGTAGGGGGATTTAGTGTGGAGGGGAGAGGAAGGGGCAGAGGTCGTGGAagcagaggaagaggaggaaggaGGGAGGATATGTTCATGGAAATGAGTGGAAAGGAGCAAGAACAGATGCACCACCATCACCTCCATCAGCAACAACAGCTCCATCACCAACCTCAGCAGCAACATGAGCCAATTCCACCCCTGAAG ATAAAGTTACCAATTGGTAGCCTGTCCTCGTCGGATTCCTTGCTGAGGACAGACTCTCTGTCTGGCACAGACCCTGCTTTGTCGGATGGCTCGGTGGGTTCAGCCCCCTCACTTGGTTTGAGTCCTGGGCCTCCATGTAGCACTGACAGCACCAGAAGTCAGGAAAAGAACAAGCAGAAAAGCCAGATGATGATTGAAGGAGTGGATGAAGAAGGCTTGGAGGAAAGG GGTGATGAGAAGGACTCTGAGTCCAAGGCAGGCTTTGTGGCTTCATTCTTGGATTTCCTCAAGACAGGGAAAAGGCCTCCAGGCTTGGACATTTCACCAGGAATAGAACCCGACAACGGTGAAACGTCCCCTTGTAAATCTGGGGGTCTGCGCCCTTTATCTCCTGCACCTCCTCCACCTCCGCCGCCACCTCCTTTTGGTGACAGTGAAGGGAATGGGGCACTGGCCCTGGGCACCTGTCCCAGCCCTAAGCGCTTGGAAGATGAGCTGAAGAGGAACCTGGAGACCTTGCCTTCCTTCTCCTCTGATGAGGAGGACTCGGTCGGAAAGAACCAGGATCTTCAGAAGAGCATTTCGTCTGCCATTTCTGCTTTGTATGATACTCCTCAGTTGGCCTCGACCCTCCAGCCCACATTACCTCCTCCGCCTCCCCAGCCACAGTCTACACAGGGGCCCCTTACCCCCACAATGCAACCCCCCACACTTAGCCCACAGACCACCATGCACACCTCCCATACCCAGCCCCAGTCCAATGAACCTGACATCCTTCAGCCAGAAGATGGAGACATGGATGAGGACAAGGAAGAAGAGAATGAGATGGAGAGGAGCATGGgaggagaagaagagagtgaTATGACAGAAGACAGAGAACCACAGCTGGAAACCCTGGGTGCTCCAAAGCTGGAAG catctctcccTGAGGTTCCTCTGGCATCAGTATCCCCGGAGCCTCCTTCTGTTCCCCCATCTCCGGCCTCATCGTCCACGCCCTCTCACTCCCCTCTCCCTCCCCTTTCCCTCCCCTCACCTATACCTCCTCCAGAGGAAGAACAACAGGAGAATTTGCAGACTGAAAGCCCCGTGCCTCCCTCGTCTCCCTCTCCACCACCGCCACCCATTGCTTCTCTTCCTCAGCCTTCTACTCCTACTCCATCCTCACCTCTGTCCTCACCTCCTCCTCCATCTTCAGTACAGAAAGAGTCTCCTGTGCCCTCTCCAGAAACTCCCGCTTCTCCCGAAGAGCCTCCAGCTCCTAAGATCACCTCCCTGCACCTAGCCCAGAAGCAGGAAGACGCTGCCATTGTAGGAGAGAGTGAAGAGGATGAAAGCGAGAGTGGTGGGGAAGGTATCTTCAGAGAAAGGGATGAGTTTGTAGTTCGGGTGGAAGACATTCGGACTCTGAAG CTGGCTTTGCAGACGGGCCGCGAGCCTCCACCCATCTGGAGGGTGCAAAAAGCCCTCCTGCAGAAGTtcagtccagagatcaaagatgggCAGAGGCAGTTTTGTGCCACAAGCAAT tATCTTGGCTACTTTGGAGATGCTAAGAAGCGTTACCAGCGGATCTACGTCAAATTTCTGGAGAACGTGAACAAGAAAGACTATGTTCGAGTTTGTTCTCGAAGACCCTGGCGCAGAGCGGCACCTGCTCTCAG ACGCCAGACAATCCCAAGAATGGCTTCCCCTCCTGCTGCTCAGATGCCAGCAAGAGTAGTTGAGAAAGAGGAACGGGTTGCTCCGCCCATCCAACGTGAACAGAGAGAGAAGTCGAGAGCAGCAACCACAACAGCGGCAAAAGAACGGGAAAAGAAAGAGGTCCCAGCTGCTCTCCCAAAGGCCAAAGAGAAGGAGCTTGAGAAGGAGAAGCGTGTTCAGCCACACCAGGAGAAACCGGAGAAACGCACCGCAGAACGAGGAAAGGTGAAGGAGGAGAAGAAAGCAGTGGAAAGGAAGGAAAAGGTTGAGCGCCCACCGAAGTCCAAAGTGGCTAAGGTGAAGGCGGAGCCACCGCCCAAGAAGAGGAAGAAGTGGCTAAAGGAAGTACCTTCATCGTCAGAGTCAGACTCGTCTGATGAAGCCACTAGCGAGAATGAAA TGCCAGTGAAAGGTGGCATGAACAACCGTGCCATGAGAGAGATGTTCAGGAGCTATGTGGAGATGCTCGTCAGCACAGCTCTGGATCCTGACATGATCCAAGCCCTGGAGGACACAGACG ATGAGCTGTACCTCCCTCcgatgaggaagattgacagcatCCTCAGCGAACAGAAGAGGAGGTTGCTGAGGAGAGTCAGCATGAGCTCTCAGCACCAG GAGGCCCTGCATGCTTACCCCCAAATCATTGTAGACCCCCTGGACTCGGGAGTGGTGAGGCTGCGGCTCAGCGGGGATGCTTACAATCGCAAGACCCTCAACAGAGTCAAGAAAACCCTTCCTAAACCACAG GACCTTAAACTGTCATCTGAGTCGTACCAGATTTACAGCCTGTACCACTCCTTACATCATTATAAATACCACACCTTCTTACAGTGCAAGAAAGAG ACTAACACCATTGAACAGGCGGCTGAGGACCCAGGCCAAGAAGAAGTGGTGCAGCAGTGCATGGCAAACCAGAGCTGGCTCGAGACGCTCTTCGGCTCCTTCATCGAGCTGCTCACACTCGGCACCAAAGCCTGA